Proteins encoded in a region of the Mycobacterium branderi genome:
- a CDS encoding HAD-IB family hydrolase, protein MTASDSAADQQTSPQAPDATGPHARTAAFFDLDKTIIAKSSTLAFSKPFFNQGLINRRAVLKSSYAQFLYLLSGADHDQMDRMRIHLTNMCTGWDVEQVRSIVNETLHDIVTPLVFAEAADLIAGHKLCGRDVVVVSASGEELVAPIARALGATHAMATRMVVEDGRYTGEIAFYCYGEGKVQAIRELAAREGYALEHCYAYSDSITDLPMLEAVGHPSVVNPDRALRKEAIARGWPVLSFSRPVSLRDRIPAPSGAAVATTAAVGVSALAAGAVTYSLLRRFAF, encoded by the coding sequence GCAAGCACCCGACGCCACCGGTCCCCACGCCCGCACCGCCGCTTTCTTCGACCTCGACAAGACCATCATCGCCAAGTCCAGCACGCTGGCTTTCAGCAAACCGTTTTTCAACCAGGGACTGATCAACCGGCGCGCGGTGCTCAAATCCAGCTACGCCCAATTCCTCTATCTACTGTCGGGTGCCGACCACGATCAGATGGACCGGATGCGCATCCACCTGACCAACATGTGCACCGGCTGGGACGTGGAGCAAGTCCGCTCGATCGTCAACGAGACCCTGCACGACATCGTCACCCCGCTGGTGTTCGCCGAGGCCGCCGACCTGATCGCCGGCCACAAGTTGTGCGGCCGCGACGTGGTGGTGGTGTCGGCCTCCGGTGAGGAGCTGGTGGCGCCCATCGCCCGCGCGCTCGGGGCGACCCATGCGATGGCGACACGCATGGTCGTCGAGGATGGCCGCTACACCGGCGAGATCGCGTTCTACTGCTACGGCGAAGGCAAGGTACAGGCCATTCGTGAGCTGGCCGCCCGCGAGGGCTATGCGCTCGAGCACTGCTACGCCTACTCCGACTCGATCACCGACCTGCCGATGCTCGAGGCCGTCGGGCACCCGAGCGTAGTGAACCCGGACCGCGCCCTGCGCAAGGAGGCGATCGCCCGCGGCTGGCCGGTGCTCAGCTTCTCCCGGCCGGTGTCGCTGCGCGACCGCATCCCGGCGCCGTCTGGAGCGGCGGTCGCGACGACGGCGGCGGTGGGCGTCAGCGCGCTGGCCGCCGGAGCGGTCACGTACTCGCTGTTGCGGCGGTTCGCGTTCTGA